DNA from Cheilinus undulatus linkage group 20, ASM1832078v1, whole genome shotgun sequence:
cctcctccatctcctccagtctcttctcctccatctcctccagcctctcctccagtctctcctcctccatctcctcctctacctcctccatctcctccagtctctcctcctccatctcctcctctacctcctccatctcctccagtctctcctcctccagcctctcctcctctacctcctcctcctgtatctttctcctccagcctctcctcctctacctcctcctgtatctcctcctctacctcctccagcctctcctcctccatctcctcctctacctcctccatctcctcctctacctcctccatctcctccagcctctcctcctccatctcctccagcctctcctcctccatctcctccagcctctcctcctccatctccaccAGAaactcctccatctcctccagcctctcctcctccatctcctcctctacctcctccatctcctccagtctctcctcctccatctcctccagtctctcctcctccatctcctcctctacctcctccatctcctccagcctctcctcctccatctcctcctctacctcctccatctcctccagcctctcctcctccatctcctccagccacTCCTCCACCATCTCCTCCACAACCTCCTCCAACACCTCCACCCTCTCCTCCACCATCACCTCCAGtctcttctcctccatctcctccacgCCCTCCTCCTACAACtcctcccccacctcctccatctcctccagcctctcctcctccatctcctccagcctctcctccagtctctcctcctccatctcctcctctacctcctccatctcctccagcctctcctcctccatctcctccagcctctcctcctccatctcctcctctacctcctccatctcctccagtctctcctcctccatctcctcctctacctcctccatctcctccagcctctcctcctccatctcctccagcctctcctcctctacctcctcctgtatctcctcctctacctcctctatctcctccagctcctcttgtacctcctccatctcctccagcctctcctcctctacctcctcctgtatctcctcctctacctcctccatctcctccagctcctcgTGCACCTCCTCCAGCTCCTACACCggctcctcctccagctcctccagcatctcctcctccatctcctccagcctctcctcctccatcttctcctctacctcctccatctcctccagcctctcctcctccatctcctccactacctcctccatctcctccagtctctcctcctccatctcctcctctacctcctcctgtatctcctcctctacctcctccatctcctccagctcctcttgtacctcctccatctcctccagcctctcctcctctacctcctccatctcctccagcctctcctcctccatctcctccagtctcttctcctccatctcctccagcctctcctccagtctctcctcctccatctcctcctctacctcctccatctcctccagcctctcctcctccatctcctccagtctctcctcctccatctcctcctctacctcctccatctcctccagcctctcctcctccatctcctccagccgctcctcctccatctcctcctctacctcctccatctcctccagcctctcctcctccatctcctccagtctctcctcctccatcaccaccacccTCTCCTCCagtctacctcctccatctcctcctctacctcctccatctcctccatctcctcctttacctcctccatctcctccagcctctcctcctccatctcctcctctacctcctccatcttctccagcctctcctcctccatctcctccagtctctcctcctccatctcctcctctacctcctccatctcctccagcctctcctcctccatctcctcctctacctcctccatctcctccagcctctcctcctccatctcctccagcctctcctcctccatctcctccagcctctcctccagtctctcctcctccatctcctcctctacctcctccatctcctccagtctctcctcctccatctcctcctctacctcctccatctcctccagcctctcctcctccatctcctcctcctccatctcctccagcgtctcctcctccatctcctccactacctcctccatcccctccagcctctcctcctccatctcctccagcctctcctcctctacctccttcAGTCTCTCCTCGTCTACCTCCTCCtatacctcctccatctcctccagcctatCCAgtctctacctcctccatctcctccagcctctcctcctcttcttcctccagcctctcctcctcgacctcctccatctcctccagtctctcctcctccatctcctcctctacctcctcctgtatctcctcctctacctcctccagcctctcctcctccatctcctccagcctctcctcctctacctcctcctgtatctcctcctctacctcctccagcctctcctcctccatctcctcctctacctcctccatctcctccagcctctcctcctccatcttctcctctacctcctccatctcctccagcctctcctcctccatctcctccagcctctcctcctccatctcctccagcctctcctcctccatctcctcctcaacctcctccatctcctccagcctctcctcctccatctcctcctgaACCTCCTCCAGCAACTCCAGCCgcacctcctccatctcctcctcgacctcctccatctcctccagcctctcctcctccatctcctccagcctctcctcctccatctcctcctctacctcctccatctcctccagcctctcctccagtctctcctcctccatctcctcctctacctcctccatctcctccagtctctcctcctccatctcctcctctacctcctccatctcctccagtctctcctcctccagcctctcctcctctacctcctcctcctgtatctttctcctccagcctctcctcctctacctcctcctgtatctcctcctctacctcctccagcctctcctcctccatctcctcctctacctcctccatctcctcctctacctcctccatctcctccagcctctcctcctccatctcctccagcctctcctcctccatctcctccagcctctcctcctccatctcctcctctacctcctccatctcctccagcctctcctcctccatctcctcctttacctcctccatctcctccagcctctcctcctccatctcctcctctacctcctccatctcctccagtctctcctcctccatctcctccagtctctcctcctccatctcctcctctacctcctccatctcctccagcctctcctcctccatctcctcctctacctcctccatctcctccagcctctcctcctccatctcctccagcctctcctcctccatctcctcctctacctcctccatctcctccagcctctcctcctccatctcctccagtctcttctcctccatctcctccagcctctcctccagtctctcctcctccatctcctcctctacctcctccatctcctccagcctctcctcctccatctcctccagcctctcctccagtctctcctcctccatctcctcctctacctcctccatctcctccagcctctcctcctccatctcctccagcctctcctccagtctctcctcctccatctcctcctctacctcctccatctcctccagtctctcctccatctcctccagtctctcctcctccatctcctcctctacctcctccatctcctccagcctctcctcctccatctcctcctctacctcctccatctcctccagcctctcctcctccatctcctccagcctctcctcctctacctcctcctgtatctcctcctctacctcctccatctcctccagctcctcttgtacctcctccatctcctccagcctctcctcctccatcttctcctctacctcctccatctcctccagcctctcctcctccatctcctccagtctctcctcctccatctcctcctctacctcctcctgtatctcctcctctacctcctccatctcctccagctcctcttgtacctcctccatctcctccagcctctcctcctctacctcctccatctcctccagcctctcctcctccatctcctccagtctcttctcctccatctcctccagcctctcctcctccatctcctcctctacctcctccatctcctccagcctctcctcctccatctcctccagtctctcctcctccatctcctcctctacctcctccatctcctccagcctctcctcctccatctcctccagcctctcctcctccatctcctcctctacctcctccatctcctccagcctctcctcctcctcctccagcaccacctcctccatctcctccagcctctcctccagtctctcctcctccatctcctcctctacctcctccatctcctccagtctctcctcctccatctcctccatctcctcctttacctcctccatctcctccagcctctcctcctccatctcctcctctacctcctccatctcctccagcctctcctcctccatctcctccaggctctcctcctccatctcctcctctacctcctccatctcctccagcctctcctcctccatctcctcctctacctcctccatctcctccagcctctcctcctccatctcctccagcctctcctccagtctctcctcctccatctcctcctctacctcctccatctcctccagtctctcctcctccatctcctccagcctctcctccagtctctcctcctccatctcctcctctacctcctccatctcctccagcctctcctcctccatctcctcctctacctcctccatctcctccagcctctcctcctccatctcctccagcctctcctcctctacctcctccatctcctcctctactcctccatctcctccagcctctcctcctccatctcctccagcctctcctcctctacctcctcctgtatctcctcctctacctcctctatctcctccagcctctcctcctctacctcctccatctcctccagcctctcctcctctacctcctcctgtatctcctcctctacctcctccatctcctccagctcctcttgtacctcctccatctcctccagcctctcctcctccatcttctcctctacctcctccatctcctccagcctctcctcctccatcttctcctctacctcctccatctcctccagcctctcctcctccatctcctccagcctctcctcctctacctcctccagcctctcctcctccatctcctccactacctcctccatctcctccagtctctcctcctccatctcctcctctacctcctccatctcctccagcctctcctcctccatctcctcctctacctcctccatctcctccagcctctcctcctccatctcctcctctacctcctccatcccctccagcctctcctcctccatctcctccagctcctcttgtacctcctccatctcctccagcctctcctcctccatcttctcctctacctcctccatctcctccagcctctcctcctccatctcctccagcctctcctcctccatctcctcctctacctcctccatcccctccagcctctcctcctccatctcctccagctcctcttgtacctcctccatctcctccagcctctcctcctccatcttctcctctacctcctccatctcctccagcctctcctcctccatctcctccagcctctcctcctccatctcctccactacctcctccatctcctccagtctctcctcctccatctcctcctctacctcctcctgtatctcctcctctacctcctccatctcctccagctcctcttgtacctcctccatctcctccagcctctcctcctcaaGCGTCGCCTCTaactcctccatctcctccagcctctcctcctccatctcctccagcctctcctcctctacctcctccagcctctcctcctccatctcctccagcctcacctcctccatctcctccagcctctcctcctctacctcctccatctcctccagcctctcctcctccatctcctcctctacctcctccatcccctccagcctctcctcctctacctcctcctgtatctcctcctctacctcctccatctcctccagctcctcttgtacctcctccatctcctccagcctctcctcctctacctcctcctgtatcttcttctggatttctattatctgtcacctgacaaaaatatattgctggatgacatatgaacagtgggacaattagggatgcaacaatcattgattttgatggtatagtctgaataaaaaactcagtttctcaattattatgtctaatttattcacaaacaatatggatgtatgaaatcacatttataatccaaggttttattttatttttcccacaaactttcattgttagtgtttttaaacagtggctgcctttcaaaactcaaataatacatgaaaaaaaaaatcaaaaagtgtatctctttggctttaaatatacgcttttttaaaatctctgtgttgttgaggctctgcagtaataataataataataataataataataataataataatattttatttgtcagctctttcaataaaacttaaagacactttacaagaataaaacaattacataatatgaacatataaattgcaatacataagtttatcataaagttaaataatagaatattaaaaaatacaagtaatactattactactactactaacaataataataataacaataataataataataataataataggaggGGAGAGAGTCTGAGTTTCTGATGATGAAGGGaaggagtttgtggtgtaatgtgttcctctgagtaacttacactttgacgtttaaagaagtctcttatatccagttttctttttttagacatcttgccacctggctgcgcctaattaccaaacacacattcacacacacacacacacacccccacacacacacacacacattcaatgTTAATGTAAACGAAACCTCTGATGTTAAAATCCGTCTAGCTGACGTGACCCAGGCAGAACAAATGCCAACATGTTAACAACTTACAGATGAACGTGGACTCATGGCCAACCAGCTAAACACCGCTGTGCTCATGCGCTATAGTCCAGGCGCTGTTTACAACCAGATGGAGTGACAGCAGGGACGGCCAATCACATGTTAGTAAGAAACGGCAAAGCCAATCGATGAGCTTGTGGGCCAGTGGGCGGTCCAAAGAGAAACATGCTTCAGCTTGAGCAGCCGTTTTCCGCTTGGTCCTAGTGCTCAATCTGTCTCCATTTAATATAGCATAGCATTGTTTTTGGATGGTAAAAACTGCAGGAgaccaaaactgcctttttaaaaagtgcaggggaCATGCCCCCCTGTCCCCCCCCCAAATTACGTCCCTGCCCAGCGCACTCTGAACGTGAGCAAAGTGGTGTATCTGTGCGCCTTCGAGTCCCTGCACTGGGATAAGGGCACGTCAGCGTCGTGTGGGCACACAACCTAACCTAAAGCCACGCTGTGGCGTGCCCGTGGCGGACACTTGGTCCGACCAGGTTCGCGTACCGACAGTCGCCGACCGCGGGGGGTACGCTCCGACGATCTCCAGGCGGGCGAACGCAGCAATGATCTCCGACCAATATGGCAAAGACAACGCTGTTTGGCTGCCCGCGACCCCGGAGCCGCAGCATAACCTCTgtgtgacctgctgcagcttAGACTCCTGCTGCTTCCTTAGCTGTGACTTTACCTGTGatgttgttttaaacatgcagtttaCCAGCTGATGATTTGGGGACTCTCTTACGTTTCAAAcatcagctgctgctgtgaag
Protein-coding regions in this window:
- the LOC121528526 gene encoding basic proline-rich protein-like; translation: PSPPLPPPSPPASPPPSPPPPPPSPPASPPLPPPVSPPLPPPASPPPSPPLPPPSPPLPPPSPPASPPPSPPLPPPSPPASPPPSPPASPPPSPPLPPPSPPASPPPSPPLPPPSPPASPPPSPPLPPPSPPASPPPSPPVSPPPSPPLPPPSPPASPPPSSPPPSPPETPPSPPASPPPSPPLPPPSPPVSPPPSPPVSPPPSPPLPPPSPPASPPPSPPLPPPSPPASPPPSPPATPPPSPPQPPPTPPPSPPPSPPVSSPPSPPRPPPTTPPPPPPSPPASPPPSPPASPPVSPPPSPPLPPPSPPASPPPSPPASPPPSPPLPPPSPPVSPPPSPPLPPPSPPASPPPSPPASPPLPPPVSPPLPPLSPPAPLVPPPSP
- the LOC121527998 gene encoding vegetative cell wall protein gp1-like; amino-acid sequence: LPPPASPPPSPPLPPPSPPVSPPPSPPLPPPSPPASPPPSPPLPPPSPPASPPPSPPLPPPSPPASPPPSPPAPLVPPPSPPASPPPSSPLPPPSPPASPPPSPPASPPPSPPLPPPSPPASPPPSPPAPLVPPPSPPASPPPSSPLPPPSPPASPPPSPPASPPPSPPLPPPSPPVSPPPSPPLPPPVSPPLPPPSPPAPLVPPPSPPASPPQASPLTPPSPPASPPPSPPASPPLPPPASPPPSPPASPPPSPPASPPLP
- the LOC121528527 gene encoding basic proline-rich protein-like — translated: SPPPSPPEPPPATPAAPPPSPPRPPPSPPPPLPPPASPPPSPPLPPPSPPLPPPSPPASPPPSPPASPPPSPPASPPPSPPLPPPSPPASPPPSPPLPPPSPPASPPPSPPLPPPSPPVSPPPSPPVSPPPSPPLPPPSPPASPPPSPPLPPPSPPASPPPSPPASPPPSPPLPPPSPPASPPPSPPVSSPPSPPASPPVSPPPSPPLPPPSPPASPPPSPPASPPVSPPPSPPLPPPSPPASPPPSPPASPPVSPPPSPPLPPPSPPVSPPSPPVSPPPSPPLPPPSPPASPPPSPPLPPPSPPASPPPSPPASPPLPPPVSPPLPPPSPPAPLVPPPSPPASPPPSSPLPPPSPPASPPPSPPVSPPPSPPLPPPVSPPLPPPSPPAPLVPPPSPPASPPLPPPSPPASPPPSPPVSSPPSPPASPPPSPPLPPPSPPASPPPSPPVSPPPSPPLPPPSPPASPPPSPPASPPPSPPLPPPSPPASPPPPPAPPPPSP